In a single window of the Populus alba chromosome 16, ASM523922v2, whole genome shotgun sequence genome:
- the LOC118037585 gene encoding protein ENDOPLASMIC RETICULUM-ARRESTED PEN3, whose amino-acid sequence MENETSNSTANTLPSDRIKLNVGGKLFETTISTLQSGGPDSLLSTLSTRPSHDPIFIDRDPEIFSVLLSLLRSNRLPSTARRFSKQELADEALYYGIDSHIRDAISPPPLSGIDASIVSTICPASDGLVSSFTAAADDGSVCTAHGGQISFYDHNLTHLSTVRTHLEDITSIRHVWPDVAAVGSESTAGIHFYNFSTARYIESIHWTDSTDPRIYKARVSSIADSSSQIFASFDCPHRENCILLIDKSTLQISSEITRQSGSASKNTVPGKLTWLPETGALIGSAITCGAFGYSGYIRMWDPRNGDVIWETSEPGSGRSSRFGDSFADVDVDVGGLTLFKVCSKSGDLAMADLRKLGNDPWVYINEKNPSMRFIGGASNSVLHCYKSQVFVGRDGSLEVWSNENNGVGEGLYRRNFVGKVEDSNRGVIRKIEGGGDRLFVSRENVEGIEVWESSYFSGAILV is encoded by the coding sequence ATGGAAAACGAAACTTCCAATTCTACAGCGAACACCCTCCCCAGCGATCGTATCAAGCTCAACGTTGGGGGCAAGCTTTTTGAAACCACAATATCCACACTGCAATCGGGTGGTCCAGATTCACTCTTATCCACTCTCTCGACCCGACCTAGCCATGACCCGATTTTCATTGACCGAGACCCGGAGATTTTCTCCGTCCTCCTTTCTCTACTCCGCTCCAACCGTCTCCCCTCCACTGCACGCCGTTTCTCTAAGCAAGAACTCGCCGACGAGGCTCTCTACTACGGCATTGATTCGCACATCCGCGACGCcatctctcctcctcctctctctgGAATTGATGCTTCAATCGTCTCCACCATCTGCCCCGCCTCTGACGGCCTCGTATCCTCATTCACCGCGGCAGCGGACGACGGCTCTGTCTGCACTGCTCACGGTGGCCAAATCTCCTTCTACGATCACAACTTAACCCACCTCTCCACAGTCCGTACGCACCTCGAAGATATCACCTCTATCCGCCACGTATGGCCCGATGTCGCCGCCGTCGGTTCAGAATCCACTGCGGGGATCCATTTCTACAATTTCTCCACCGCGCGTTACATCGAGTCAATTCACTGGACTGACTCGACCGATCCGAGAATCTACAAAGCGCGAGTCAGCTCAATCGCTGACTCATCAAGTCAAATCTTTGCCTCCTTTGACTGTCCACACAGAGAGAACTGCATACTATTAATAGACAAATCAACGCTTCAGATCTCATCAGAGATCACGAGACAATCGGGGAGCGCTTCCAAGAACACGGTCCCCGGGAAGCTGACGTGGCTTCCGGAGACCGGGGCATTAATCGGATCGGCGATTACATGTGGGGCGTTTGGTTATTCAGGATATATTAGAATGTGGGACCCACGGAATGGTGATGTGATTTGGGAGACGAGTGAGCCAGGTTCGGGACGAAGCAGCAGGTTCGGAGATTCGTTTGCGGACGTGGATGTTGACGTGGGTGGGTTGACGTTGTTTAAAGTCTGCTCGAAGTCTGGTGATTTAGCAATGGCAGATTTGCGCAAGTTAGGGAATGATCCGTGGGTCTATATTAACGAGAAGAACCCTAGCATGAGATTTATTGGTGGTGCAAGTAATAGTGTGCTCCATTGTTACAAGAGCCAGGTTTTTGTAGGAAGAGATGGGAGTTTAGAGGTTTGGTCAAACGAGAATAACGGAGTTGGAGAGGGGTTGTATAGGAGAAATTTTGTGGGTAAAGTGGAGGATTCAAACAGAGGGGTGATCAGAAAAATTGAAGGGGGCGGAGATAGGTTGTTTGTTAGTAGGGAAAATGTTGAGGGCATTGAAGTGTGGGAAAGTTCTTATTTTTCTGGTGCAATTTTGGTTTAG
- the LOC118037584 gene encoding signal recognition particle subunit SRP54 2 isoform X1, translating to MVLAELGGSISRAIQQMSNATIIDEKALNDCLNEITRALLQSDVQFKLVRDMQTNIKKIVNLDDLAAGHNKRKIIQQAIFNELCKMLDPGKPSFTPKKGKTSVVMFVGLQGSGKTTTCTKYAYYHQKKGWKPALVCADTFRAGAFDQLKQNATKAKIPFYGSYMESDPVKIAVEGVERFKKENCDLIIVDTSGRHKQEVALFEEMRQVAEATKPDLVIFVMDSSIGQAAFDQAQAFKQSVAVGAVIVTKMDGHAKGGGALSAVAATKSPVIFIGTGEHMDEFEVFDVKPFVSRLLGMGDWSGFMDKIHEVVPMDQQPELLQKLSEGNFTLRIMYEQFQNLLKMGPIGQVFSMLPGFSSELMPKGREKESQAKIKRYMTMMDSMTNEELDSSNPKLMNESRIMRIARGSGRSVRDVMEMLEEYKRLAKIWSKMKGLKIPKKGEMSALSRNMNAQHMSKVLPPQMLKQIGGMGGLQSLMKQMGSAKDMMGMFGGGDK from the exons atggtgtTGGCAGAGTTAGGAGGGAGTATATCCCGAGCAATCCAGCAGATGAGCAATGCTACAATCATCGACGAGAAAGCGTTAAACGATTGCTTGAACGAGATCACTCGCGCTCTTCTTCAATCCGATGTTCAATTCAAGCTTGTTCGTGATATGCAAACCAATATCAAGAAAATCGTCAATCTTGACGATCTCGCCGCCGGTCACAACAAGCGCAAAATCATCCAGCAA gCAATATTCAACGAGCTGTGCAAAATGTTGGACCCAGGAAAGCCATCTTTTACtccaaagaaaggaaaaactagTGTTGTTATGTTTGTTGGTTTACAAG ggTCTGGGAAAACAACAACATGTACGAAATATGCGTATTATCACCAGAAGAAAGGGTGGAAACCAGCTCTAGTTTGCGCTGATACTTTCAGAGCTGGTGCTTTTGATCAGCTAAAACAGAATGCTACTAAAGCTAAGATTCCATTCTATGGAAG CTATATGGAATCGGATCCTGTTAAAATTGCTGTGGAAGGTGTGGAGAGATTCAAGAAGGAAAATTGTGATCTTATAATTGTTGACACTAGTGGGCGGCATAAACAGGAAGTTGCGCTTTTTGAAGAAATGCGACAAGTTGCTGAAGCAacg AAACCAGATCTTGTTATATTTGTCATGGATAGTAGTATTGGTCAAGCTGCATTTGATCAGGCTCAAGCATTTAAGCAAAGTGTTGCAGTTGGAGCTGTGATTGTTACCAAAATGGATGGTCATGCTAAGGGTGGTGGTGCACTTAGTGC TGTTGCAGCAACAAAGAGTCCTGTCATTTTTATTGGCACAGGAGAGCATATGGATGAGTTTGAAGTCTTCGATGTCAAACCTTTTGTTAGTCGGCTTTTAG GTATGGGCGATTGGTCTGGTTTCATGGACAAAATCCATGAGGTTGTTCCTATGGATCAACAACCAGAGCTTCTGCAAAAACTTTCTGAAGGGAACTTTACCTTGAGGATTATGTATGAACAATTCCAGAATCTACTAAAAATGGGTCCCATTGGGCAG GTATTTTCAATGCTTCCTGGATTTAGTTCTGAATTAATGCCAAAAGGTCGTGAAAAGGAAAGCCAGGCAAAGATTAAGCGCTACATGACCATGATGGATTCAATGACTAATGAAG AGTTGGATAGTTCAAATCCAAAGCTTATGAATGAGTCACGTATTATGAGGATAGCACGGGGTTCAGGCCGTTCAGTTAGAGATGTAATGGAAATGTTGGAAGAGTACAAACGACTTGCTAAGATCTGGAGCAAAATGAAGGGACTTAAGATTCCAAAGAAGGGTGAAATGAGTGCCCTTTCTAGAAACATGAATGCGCAACACATGAGCAAAGTTCTCCCACCACAGATGTTGAAGCAGATTGGTGGTATGGGTGGCTTGCAAAGTTTGATGAAGCAAATGGGTTCTGCCAAGGACATGATGGGCATGTTTGGAGGTGGGGACAAGTAA
- the LOC118037584 gene encoding signal recognition particle subunit SRP54 2 isoform X2, with product MLDPGKPSFTPKKGKTSVVMFVGLQGSGKTTTCTKYAYYHQKKGWKPALVCADTFRAGAFDQLKQNATKAKIPFYGSYMESDPVKIAVEGVERFKKENCDLIIVDTSGRHKQEVALFEEMRQVAEATKPDLVIFVMDSSIGQAAFDQAQAFKQSVAVGAVIVTKMDGHAKGGGALSAVAATKSPVIFIGTGEHMDEFEVFDVKPFVSRLLGMGDWSGFMDKIHEVVPMDQQPELLQKLSEGNFTLRIMYEQFQNLLKMGPIGQVFSMLPGFSSELMPKGREKESQAKIKRYMTMMDSMTNEELDSSNPKLMNESRIMRIARGSGRSVRDVMEMLEEYKRLAKIWSKMKGLKIPKKGEMSALSRNMNAQHMSKVLPPQMLKQIGGMGGLQSLMKQMGSAKDMMGMFGGGDK from the exons ATGTTGGACCCAGGAAAGCCATCTTTTACtccaaagaaaggaaaaactagTGTTGTTATGTTTGTTGGTTTACAAG ggTCTGGGAAAACAACAACATGTACGAAATATGCGTATTATCACCAGAAGAAAGGGTGGAAACCAGCTCTAGTTTGCGCTGATACTTTCAGAGCTGGTGCTTTTGATCAGCTAAAACAGAATGCTACTAAAGCTAAGATTCCATTCTATGGAAG CTATATGGAATCGGATCCTGTTAAAATTGCTGTGGAAGGTGTGGAGAGATTCAAGAAGGAAAATTGTGATCTTATAATTGTTGACACTAGTGGGCGGCATAAACAGGAAGTTGCGCTTTTTGAAGAAATGCGACAAGTTGCTGAAGCAacg AAACCAGATCTTGTTATATTTGTCATGGATAGTAGTATTGGTCAAGCTGCATTTGATCAGGCTCAAGCATTTAAGCAAAGTGTTGCAGTTGGAGCTGTGATTGTTACCAAAATGGATGGTCATGCTAAGGGTGGTGGTGCACTTAGTGC TGTTGCAGCAACAAAGAGTCCTGTCATTTTTATTGGCACAGGAGAGCATATGGATGAGTTTGAAGTCTTCGATGTCAAACCTTTTGTTAGTCGGCTTTTAG GTATGGGCGATTGGTCTGGTTTCATGGACAAAATCCATGAGGTTGTTCCTATGGATCAACAACCAGAGCTTCTGCAAAAACTTTCTGAAGGGAACTTTACCTTGAGGATTATGTATGAACAATTCCAGAATCTACTAAAAATGGGTCCCATTGGGCAG GTATTTTCAATGCTTCCTGGATTTAGTTCTGAATTAATGCCAAAAGGTCGTGAAAAGGAAAGCCAGGCAAAGATTAAGCGCTACATGACCATGATGGATTCAATGACTAATGAAG AGTTGGATAGTTCAAATCCAAAGCTTATGAATGAGTCACGTATTATGAGGATAGCACGGGGTTCAGGCCGTTCAGTTAGAGATGTAATGGAAATGTTGGAAGAGTACAAACGACTTGCTAAGATCTGGAGCAAAATGAAGGGACTTAAGATTCCAAAGAAGGGTGAAATGAGTGCCCTTTCTAGAAACATGAATGCGCAACACATGAGCAAAGTTCTCCCACCACAGATGTTGAAGCAGATTGGTGGTATGGGTGGCTTGCAAAGTTTGATGAAGCAAATGGGTTCTGCCAAGGACATGATGGGCATGTTTGGAGGTGGGGACAAGTAA
- the LOC118037586 gene encoding UDP-glycosyltransferase 74E1-like encodes MEKQERQSKCHVLALPIPAQGHINPMMQFSKRLASKGLHVTIVIFSSKVTKHTRRLGSVEVVTVDFVSYEGKLSSDDYSKQFRAAVTRKLPELVAELNNSSGHPISCLLYDSHLPWLLDTARQLGLAGASLFTQSCAVDNVYYNVHEMQLKIPPEELLVTVSRLPALSPLEITDLPSFVQGMDSESEYSFLLNHVVGQFSNFREADWIFVNTFSTLEEEAVNWLASQRSIKPIGPLIPSFYLDRQLEDDKEYGPSLFKPNPDGCNEWLDSKETGSVVYVSFGSMAALGDEQMAEIAWGLKRSDCNFLWVVRESESKKLPSNFVEESSEKGLIVTWSPQLEVLAHESVGCFMTHCGWNSTLEALSLGVPMVAMPHWTDQPTNAKCIADVWHVGVRVKENEKGIVTKEEVEGCIREVMEGERGNEMRRNSDKWMKLAKTAVDEGGSSDKNITEFAAQLARKFHETKDSKV; translated from the exons ATGGAGAAGCAAGAAAGACAGAGTAAGTGTCATGTACTGGCCCTACCCATTCCTGCTCAGGGTCACATTAACCCTATGATGCAATTCTCCAAGCGTCTTGCCTCCAAAGGACTCCACGTCACAATAGTGATCTTCTCGAGCAAGGTGACCAAGCATACCCGCCGACTTGGCTCCGTCGAAGTTGTGACCGTAGATTTTGTTAGTTATGAAGGCAAGCTTTCCTCCGATGACTACTCAAAACAATTCCGAGCTGCGGTGACACGAAAATTGCCAGAACTCGTTGCAGAACTAAACAATTCTTCTGGGCATCCAATAAGTTGCCTTCTGTATGACTCCCACTTGCCTTGGCTTCTAGACACAGCTAGACAGCTTGGCCTCGCTGGGGCTTCGCTCTTCACACAGTCATGTGCTGTTGACAATGTCTACTACAACGTTCATGAGATGCAGCTAAAGATTCCACCAGAGGAGTTGCTGGTAACAGTTTCACGTTTGCCAGCACTTTCACCACTAGAGATTACCGATCTACCATCATTCGTGCAAGGTATGGATTCAGAATCAGAATATTCATTTCTACTGAACCATGTGGTCGGTCAGTTTTCGAATTTCAGGGAAGCTGATTGGATCTTTGTCAACACTTTCAGCACCCTGGAGGAAGAG GCGGTAAACTGGTTGGCAAGCCAAAGGTCAATAAAGCCAATAGGACCATTGATCCCATCATTTTACTTGGACAGGCAGCTGGAGGACGATAAAGAGTACGGTCCCAGCCTCTTCAAACCCAATCCGGACGGTTGCAATGAGTGGCTAGATTCAAAGGAAACTGGCTCAGTGGTTTATGTGTCATTTGGAAGCATGGCTGCACTGGGAGACGAGCAAATGGCAGAAATTGCTTGGGGCCTAAAGAGGAGTGACTGCAACTTCTTGTGGGTAGTCAGAGAATCGGAAAGCAAAAAACTTCCTAGCAACTTTGTGGAGGAGTCATCAGAGAAGGGTCTGATTGTGACCTGGAGCCCGCAGCTAGAGGTTCTGGCTCACGAGTCTGTTGGTTGCTTCATGACTCATTGTGGGTGGAACTCAACACTCGAGGCGTTGAGCTTAGGAGTGCCAATGGTGGCAATGCCACACTGGACTGATCAACCAACAAATGCAAAGTGCATTGCCGATGTTTGGCATGTAGGGGTTAGAGTGAAGGAAAATGAAAAGGGGATTGTCACTAAAGAAGAGGTAGAAGGGTGTATAAGGGAAGTCATGGAAGGTGAAAGAGGGAATGAGATGAGAAGGAACTCTGATAAATGGATGAAACTGGCCAAAACAGCAGTGGATGAAGGCGGAAGCTCTGATAAGAATATTACGGAATTTGCAGCACAACTTGCAAGGAAGTTCCATGAAACCAAAGATTCAAAAGTGTGA